The DNA window AAAATTTTGGTTGGAATACGCATCATAAGTAGGAGTGCCCACCTCCCACAACTCATTCAACTCATTAATCAATGGACGCATGTACACATCAATCTTTTTACTGGGATTGTGCGATCCTGGTATTAACagagacaacaacaaattcgGTTACTTCATACACATCAAGGGCGGTAAATTGTAAACTGAAAGCACCACAGGCCATATGCTATGGTCTTGCCTCATTTTTCCAAAaggattaaatccatcactggcCAACCCTAATCGGACATTTCGAATTTCTGATCCACTCCAGATATAAATTATCTAAATGCTTCCATGCTGGAGAATCTGAAGTATGTCTCATATACCCATCCTTAGGACATTCAGTTGCGTGCAACCTCATATGTTCAGTCGTATGCTTCGACATATACAACCGCTGCAATCgtggttttaaaggaaaataccaCATAACCTTAGTTGCGATTTTTTTTCTAGAGTCATCCTCttcatacttaaaaaaaaaaccaaacacccatcttcCTCGACCCCTTCCCCTTCCCTGTAACCCAAATCCCTTCTCCTTCCCCTTCCTTGCAACCCCCAACCCCTTCCTTGCAACCCTCGACCCCTTCCCCACCCACGCCAACatctccccccccccaaacccaCCTTTCCCCGCCTTCCCTACAACCTCACTGTCCTCCAACTTCTCCCCTTCTTCGTCTCTATGTTCCTCATGACGTCGTTTTCTCTCCACAGATACGACCAGCTAGGCTTTCCCGGCTTCGAGCGGGAATTTGAAGATCTCTTTGGCGCCCCGGAGCTTGAATGATGCTCAATCGTAAGCCTTGGTTGCTTCAATCGCCGTGTCGAAGGTCCCCAGCCAGACCCCGGAGCCTCTACGGTTCGGATCCCAGATCTCCGCCACGTACTTACCTCACGATCTTTGTCGGGCCCCTCAATAgtgctttttcttctcttcgtTCAAACTCACTTTCTAAACCGCCGCTGGCTTCATGACGGCCTGTCCGAGTTGGCCAACTGACCGGGTTGGCAAGTTTAAGTTGCAGGGATGGGGGAGATGTTAGCGTGGGTGGGGAAGGGGAAGGATAAGGGATctgggttttggatttgggttgcagggaaggggaAAAGGTCGGGgaagatgggtgtttggttttttttttttaagggtaaattattatttttaatattttattaatttttaatagaaagtgggccCCAAATcaagccacatcagcatttaactgaGAAATTCACAGCCAAGCTAACATAATGTATAACAATGgaccaaattctaaagatgaggtatgacattgtcaactttaaaagatgaggtaggATAGTGTCGTGAGACCAAcaattgaggtagttttttgtcatGTACCCAATATAtttcaattatttaatattttagttAAATGGAGAAGATCAAGGGTGAGAAGAGACACATCGAAGGTACCACCTCCAAGACCGAAGATCAAGATATTCTTCCCACCAACGAGATATTAAATTTGAGATGCAAGTGGTTTGTAGTTtagttaattaaatatattcgtTTATGCATATAAAGTatcatgtttttaatttttctctcCTGTAATTTAGATGAATGCGTAAATTTTCTTAttgtttgccaaaaaaaaaaaacgagatTTAACGATTAGAAAGTCTAAAAATAGGATACTCCAAAGCACCATAAACATTTTgttccatttaaaaaaaaaaaaaaaaaaacttttctttaatttattcaagACGAGTGATAGTATCAAGATGAGTGAAAAATCAGATATTTAATCAAACTGACTAGTCTCATGTCTTGTCCAATCATTCAATAAGATATAGTCACCTTGTCATTTGCTTTCTACTTACGCTAACAAACATACCGACACGATATCTTCATCTAAATAATGAAGTATGGATGGTATTAAGATCGGGTCTATACTGGGTGATCGGAGATGTCATGTGACCGGGGGCCGAGTCCAAGATTTTCTACAGAATAATTGGTATATTGCAACCTGGCCCTTCTTCAGGAATCTGAAGTACAATCATGGACAAGACTCATAGAATATAACCATGAGTTCTAATCGGCCATACTCAAATCCAAAAACTCTTACTTAAATCAAACCAGCCCATTTAATCACCGAAGTTTTGAACATGGGCCTGACCAGCCCATTTGATTACCTTCTCCACAAATAATTGTTCCTTTGTTCAAAAGACTTTGTAAATTTCCATTTTTTATCTCTGGTTGTACTAACATCAAATTAAgattcttaatttattttacaaCCAATCAAAGGCACGCAGATTTTTTTGGAGGCACAAAAGAAATAGAAGTTGTGGAATTTTCTTTTAAGTGGTGGATACACAGTTTGAGATGTATATGCTGTGAAAAAAGTGTTGTTTTCAGAAGTACAGGTAgagttgcttttgttttttttgctgCTTCCGATccatggttttgtaaaacaaaaaaaaccacaaaaaatttTAGCCCCAACTTTTCTAAAAAGttgctttttaaaaaatttcaagattATAGTGGAGAATATGAGAAAGAAGTCAAATGATGAAGGAACAAAATTTAGGAATTTTGATATCTGAATACTTAACCACCAAGTTTAGTTGACATTAGGAGCCTATTTAGAATAAATGATTACAAATCTAGTGATTTAATTAACATTATGAGATTAAATTGCTTGTTTAAGCTGTTACGATCCATATagccaaaaatttgaaaacaaaagaaaatgaaaacaaatccATAAGATGTTGTTTTTGAACAAAAACCATAAGATGTTGAACacattatattttaaaaagtgATTTTTACACATATTTTTCTCCTTTGACATATCCCGTATTATTTATGATCACCAATAAGAATAAACatatttatcaacgtttaagtaataaatcaatcaccAACTTTCATACCCTTTAGTTTCCAAAactttatctacaaatttagtctccctaatattACTCTTCCAAATATATGCAAAACTATCTGCCACCGTTCCAACTAAACCATTAAATTAGGCATTCTTTGCATTGGTTATAGGGGTcaagaaaataaatacaaagAGAAAACATTGGGTTATTGGGGTCATGAACACCCATTGCTCCCTGTGTAGCTATGCTGTTGATATGCATCTTGGTGTGGGTTCTCGCATTCTCAGTTTCCGCTATTGGTATGCATCTTGGTGTGGGTTATCCCAATGTAGCTCCGCTATTGATATGCATCTCGCTCCCACTGTAGCTCCCCCTCCCTTCTAACAACTAACAATTAAACTCACTACcaatattatttgtttacattatatatatatggccaCTGGATTAACTGAATCAAGGAAAATCAACGACAAAAAATGAACAAAGGTGTGCAAGAAGAGAAAATGAGCGTGTGAGGATCATCTCCCTATATCTAAATGTTTACACTGAAAATAGAAGTGATTCTCGCATTCTCAATTTCCATCCCTACCCTACATCTTCGATTGTAACCTAACACGTGTAAGTGTTTAGACCATCCAACTCCAACACATGCCCAACAACAGCACACACAAAAGGAAGTGACACAATACAAACAAGCAGTCATTGCAAATTATATACATTCATCattttatacacacacataatCATAATTAACACCCCAATTACATATATAACCTCTTCCTCCTCTCCCTCTGCCTCTCTGTTTTAGTCtacccttttattttctttccaagCACATCAAAACTCCATATAAAACCCAACCCCATTTGCATACACATCTGAACCTCCACATATGACTTCAGTTTGCATATCAAACTGCGTCAACGACGCACGTGACCCCCGAGTGCCGATCCGGGCCACGTACGTGAACCTCTACAAGTGGCCTGAGTCGGACGCGGAGTTTGTGCGCTCGGTGAGCTCCAATGGGCGGCGAACTGATCCCGCGCAGCGACATGGGCACCCGAGGGTGGTGGACAGCATATCATGCAGGCAAATGTATCTCAGGAGCTACAAGTTTTCGAGGAAAGAGAGCGTGCCGGAGAAAACACAGAAGTGCTTTGGGAGAGTGAAGGAGAAAATGGCTGGAAATTACAATAGCAACGGGAATAAGGGTAAGAAGGAGAAGGGCAAAGTGGGGAGGAAAAAGAACGGTAGGTGTTTGGCTCTCAGGAAAATGAAGGAGTTTTCATCTGCTGCTCTCTTTAGAATATTTCAGAGGTTGCTGTCTTGCTCTGCTAGTATAGATGTTGTGAATCATGATGATTAATTTACttcttgttttttgtaatttgtgttttttgaaggttttttatttttattttggtgttttaattaaattataatcCACAGAATGTTGctgttaatttgtgtttttgtttatgtaatTCGTGTTAATATATAAATGCTGAGACAAAATAGTAGCATATATATTTGGTTCTGCAATATTTTCTGCATTTATATGTTTTTGGTTTAGAAATTTGCATCTCTCTCAGTAAATAGTGTAGAATAATACTTAATCAGCGACTCAAAAAGAGGAGTTTAGGGCAGCGCGCGGTCGAAGTTCGATTAGTTAAAAACATTCATATCTGCATTCTTAATCCGACCAGTGTTCGACTCCCCCTTCCCGAATGTCGTGTCAGGtgtaccaaaagaaaaaacagtttAGGTTGTTAGCATTTAACAGGTATATAGCTTAGCTAACTGCAGATATTTTATCAAACATGTAAGACACATGTATGACTGCTGAAACATGCGTTAAAACAATAGAAAAGTTGACTGATTCGAGCTTTATCccagttaattaattttgttaaagTATCGTTGAACTGCACAGGATTTAAATTTATAACACCTAATtcaccaaaataaataaataatagcaGGACCTGTTTTGAATCTGAATGGTCATTCACAAAAAGATTCaagctttattttttattgggtaCTGAAAGGATTCGAGCTTGGATCAGTATTACAACctgaaaataaatataatatatataggtgtgtacatatttttttttacttctcacacatctattgttaatttatgtcctttAATATTTCTTAATTCATCCGATTTgacgatcaaaaattaaaaaggtgtgtatATATGGATTAAGACAAAAACTTTATGTTAAAATTTTGCTAATTGGCTTTGGATTCTGTTTAGGGTTGAGGGATCTTTTGGGTCAAAGTATATCGCTATCTTAATAGGCAAAGCCTACCGTTACGGTTAAAATAACCGTTGATTTGGTGCCAACTGAAACATAGAAGAGGCACTAAAATGAACAATTCAACATGCTGAATGACGAAAAATTATGTTTCGATGTATGACATAACTATAATTCATTTTGTTgcaattcaaaagttttataaaaCTCGATGCGTGATTTGTTGCAATCCGACGTTAAAGTAATAAGGTGGAGAATCTTACATATAAACAGGGGTATATCCCTCTCTATAGCTCTTCGATCTTATATTATGAGATTGATCGGATGGGTAAATTCAGTATAATCCTCAATGTCCAACAGGATTAATTTGGTTCTTTTTACAAATATTCGAAAACTGTGTTCAAATACTACAAACAACCATAGTTATAGTGATTAGTGAAGGTTTTCATGTCATGACCTCTATTAACAATTAAGTTATGGCATGTATAATCATGCTTATGGGAATTATCAGAGACTGGAAGGCATGAATTAACAACACTAAAACGTGGGTAAATAAGACAGTTACGTATATGTTTGAGTTTCGGTTAATCGTTAATGTATTGTGGATGATTGCTAGTTTGATTCATTGTAGAATAAACTTGCATAACACCTAAAAGCtattaaaaaaaagattagCGGTTGACAGTCATTCACGCGCATGTGAGCAGTTGTTTCTGACACAACTCTAACAATAAAGAAACGAAATGTTCTATGTTACCAAATAATTTGCCATTTATGCTACTAAACTGTGAATCATGCTAGCTACAAACATCAATATGTGAAATTGGCTGTTAATTACATAATATTCCAAACTTGAAGGATTAGGGTTTGATCTTAATGAAGTTGATGTGATAGCTAAGGAGTGAGAGTGAGGAAATAACAAAGTGACAAGTTGGGGGGCAatgaaaaaagagagagaaagatataaTGATAATAGCCACCAAACACATTGGCAATTTTGTTTGTGAAACTTGCACTCTAAGCTTGTCCTAAATCAATACGCCTGCAGCTAATACTTGATGATCCCTTATGGTCCTCATCAACATCCGAAAAAGTACCGAAAAACTGAGACTTATAAACTTGTAataattattttacttttatttatgtGTACATGGTATTCGGAGTTGGAGATTTAGGCTATGTAGCACAATAAGCAACCATAATTTAATATGAAGCTTGTCATTTCagagaattgaacttaaaagAAATATCAGTAGACTGTAACAGTAGCAAAAAATGGCTTATTCAGAAGCCAAAGTGGATGATCGGATAGTTTATATATTTTGGTCAATCTTGCATATAAAGTTTTCTCACATCTCTCATGACTTATGCTTCTCTCCTTTTTAATTTTGCTTTGTATTGTatgcattgttctaaaaatcggcctaggcggCTGCCTAGGCGTTGGGCGGTGGAGCCCTGCCTTGATTTTGGGCAAGGCGTTCGGAAAAATCGGCTGGAAGCTAGGCGGGTCTAGGCGGCTCCTAGgcggttttttttatatattttttattaattgtgtgcttttttcttttttggtttcatggtggtatacttatggaaatggtgtacctaatttgcaaattatggatttactacaagttcatccaatagTGAAACGAATTGGAGCACTTTTGAGGGGAtacatacaaagaaaagaaataaactagATACAACAAGGTTAAATAATTTAGTCTATGTCTAATCCAATACAAGGGTCATGATTTATGAACAAGAAGAATTTAGTCTATCATCCAAATCCTCCTcattatgattatatgcttactgttttttaaatattgaacttTTTGGATGTATACAATTTGTGTATTCTTCTACttctatttttgcattttatcattcttttattatccatacaagtatagtttttttttaggtgtaaatgggcacttatttacaagatatataataaatttacataaatccaTCTAGGCCCCGCTTAGCCACATAGGTGTTAGGCCTATGCTCgacgcccgactagcgcctagcaatttttagaaccttgattgtatatatgttttttttaatacacgCGTTATTACTACTTTAATTTACACTAGGAAAGTGGGAAGGGTTTGAACTTGGAATGCAATTGATTAAAAAAGAAAGCTCTGACCACCAAAACAACCCACCACTTATTAGTGTAAGCATGTTAAATCTTATGTTTCAACAAAATTGAGATATGCAATGCATGTTAAATCTTCTGTTTCAACAAACTTGAGATATGTAAATGACTTCTAGTTTATTTATTGACTTGAGATATGTAAATGACTTCTAGTTTATTTATTGAATGGTTATGGGtttattttataaacatttt is part of the Malus domestica chromosome 12, GDT2T_hap1 genome and encodes:
- the LOC103450184 gene encoding uncharacterized protein — encoded protein: MTSVCISNCVNDARDPRVPIRATYVNLYKWPESDAEFVRSVSSNGRRTDPAQRHGHPRVVDSISCRQMYLRSYKFSRKESVPEKTQKCFGRVKEKMAGNYNSNGNKGKKEKGKVGRKKNGRCLALRKMKEFSSAALFRIFQRLLSCSASIDVVNHDD